One segment of Haloplanus natans DSM 17983 DNA contains the following:
- a CDS encoding outer membrane protein assembly factor BamB family protein: protein MLGYDQYNTGHAGGESAPTTDVAARWTTLLDDDAGTPPVITNGSIYLGNRDETIRSYDVSTGDEEWVFDTGDIAVSPPAVVDGYVYAGSNDGWLYCLDADSGELEWEFDTGDAIGPRAPAVVEGRVYIGSDELICLDAADGDEIWRRDMGRPETPTVVDGTVYVGDSDYGLVAWDANTGDLEWAEATSPETEDGVDGAPAVTDTRVFAGGLDNTVYAFDRDDGDIDWSYPIDSEAYAAPTVADDTVFVGGNDNFVYALDPVDGDLLWSTEQPGQVLQSVTYADGVVLAGAIDRTCLTAMDASTGDILWQFTTEGDRDEGDLLEASPTLVDNDIVIATENWEDAQQAKLLRLTGGGEEPAQEPPGPPGVPSTDTQTPETRTRTPEPTRTRTPDSRNEGDDSTPRATPTATPTATPIATQSGGSGGDLPDGLANSVVSAIIGSLAALFGIKYFSGDSGSGGRDPGDRPNPKLKEEIRDRPVDDIEINEEQMTEEFGDRRD, encoded by the coding sequence ATGTTGGGGTACGATCAGTACAACACCGGCCACGCTGGCGGTGAGAGCGCTCCGACGACTGATGTCGCTGCGAGGTGGACGACGTTGCTCGATGACGATGCAGGCACTCCGCCAGTCATCACCAATGGCTCAATTTACCTCGGTAACAGGGATGAGACGATTCGTTCGTACGATGTCAGTACGGGGGATGAAGAGTGGGTGTTCGACACTGGTGACATAGCTGTGAGTCCGCCTGCCGTCGTTGACGGCTACGTCTACGCCGGTAGTAACGATGGATGGCTGTACTGTCTCGATGCGGACTCCGGTGAACTGGAGTGGGAATTCGATACGGGAGATGCAATCGGCCCCAGGGCCCCAGCAGTCGTCGAAGGGAGAGTCTACATCGGTTCCGACGAGCTCATTTGTTTGGATGCCGCGGATGGCGACGAGATCTGGCGTCGGGACATGGGTCGGCCGGAGACACCGACTGTCGTCGATGGAACCGTCTACGTCGGCGATTCCGACTACGGACTCGTCGCATGGGATGCCAACACAGGTGACCTCGAGTGGGCCGAGGCCACGAGTCCTGAAACCGAGGATGGTGTCGACGGTGCACCCGCCGTCACCGACACACGCGTCTTCGCCGGCGGGTTGGATAACACAGTATACGCGTTCGACCGTGATGACGGCGATATCGACTGGTCGTATCCGATCGATTCGGAGGCGTACGCTGCACCGACAGTCGCGGACGACACGGTCTTTGTCGGCGGCAATGACAATTTCGTATACGCACTCGACCCGGTAGATGGCGACTTACTCTGGTCGACCGAACAACCCGGGCAGGTCCTCCAGTCGGTCACGTACGCCGATGGAGTCGTGTTAGCTGGAGCTATCGATAGAACGTGTCTCACTGCGATGGACGCTTCCACAGGCGATATTCTCTGGCAGTTCACGACCGAAGGCGACCGTGACGAGGGTGATCTCCTCGAGGCGTCACCGACTCTCGTAGACAACGATATCGTCATCGCAACGGAAAATTGGGAGGATGCGCAACAGGCTAAATTGCTGCGATTGACGGGAGGTGGCGAGGAACCCGCACAGGAGCCACCGGGACCACCTGGGGTGCCGTCCACGGACACCCAAACCCCTGAAACTCGCACCCGAACGCCGGAACCCACGCGGACGAGAACCCCCGACTCCCGCAACGAGGGCGACGATTCTACACCCCGTGCGACTCCGACCGCCACGCCGACTGCCACGCCAATCGCCACTCAGTCTGGTGGTTCCGGGGGCGACCTTCCGGATGGGTTGGCGAACAGCGTCGTCTCAGCTATCATCGGGAGTCTCGCAGCGCTATTCGGAATCAAATACTTCAGCGGTGACAGTGGGTCCGGCGGCCGTGATCCTGGCGACCGCCCCAACCCGAAATTGAAAGAAGAAATCCGCGATCGCCCGGTCGACGATATCGAGATCAACGAAGAGCAAATGACGGAAGAATTCGGCGACAGACGGGACTAA
- a CDS encoding HEAT repeat domain-containing protein, with the protein MVDRNPDKHSDHDGEGRNPGTPEGVRNILDRINENPKEFRGAIPGFVDRLDDGDQTERLTAALALGAIAESEPTWVRPAIPGLLDLIEEPNSLCRRVGLTVLNQLNDSPELADGLPTIVTLLYDDDTEIQELAANTLMAYNRPSEYEQILDSLIRALEHENDLVRDRAETCICSVIEEDFEVIEPYLDRLLTQIETDDNLGMLMIFVGRIIEKAVTRDTNREVLLDHLSTMLEHEKDVFRHHAKDGFRQLLSESPDAVESLKATHPDLIPILVREFTEQATDDSTDNRRECIHALGHLGEETALPTLEEIVADEAVEDGIRDAAEIAVERIRAEEMLSTHQSERSISDSSRDEEAADFPVESLRDNQRTAEDINSRRPNDDEF; encoded by the coding sequence ATGGTTGACCGTAATCCTGATAAACACTCAGATCACGACGGAGAGGGCAGAAACCCGGGAACGCCTGAGGGAGTTCGAAATATATTAGACCGAATTAATGAGAACCCGAAGGAGTTTCGCGGGGCAATTCCCGGTTTCGTAGACCGCCTCGATGACGGAGACCAAACAGAACGACTTACTGCAGCTCTGGCGTTGGGGGCGATCGCTGAGAGCGAACCCACTTGGGTCCGACCGGCGATCCCGGGGCTTCTCGATCTTATCGAAGAACCGAATTCACTCTGCCGGAGGGTAGGCCTTACCGTTTTGAATCAGTTGAACGATTCTCCCGAATTAGCCGACGGTCTTCCAACTATCGTGACTCTGTTATACGACGACGATACCGAGATACAGGAATTAGCGGCTAATACGTTGATGGCGTATAACCGCCCGTCGGAATACGAGCAAATTCTGGACTCCCTAATACGGGCTTTAGAGCACGAAAACGATCTGGTTCGGGATCGGGCAGAGACGTGCATTTGCAGCGTAATCGAAGAAGATTTCGAGGTGATCGAACCGTATCTCGACCGACTGTTGACTCAAATCGAGACTGACGACAATCTCGGCATGCTGATGATCTTTGTTGGTCGAATAATCGAGAAAGCAGTAACCCGAGACACCAATCGGGAAGTGCTTCTGGACCATCTGTCTACCATGTTAGAGCACGAAAAAGACGTTTTCCGGCATCATGCTAAGGACGGGTTTCGTCAGTTACTTTCTGAGTCTCCGGACGCTGTCGAGTCTCTGAAGGCAACTCACCCGGATCTGATCCCAATTCTGGTTCGGGAGTTCACCGAGCAAGCTACCGACGACTCCACTGACAACCGACGGGAATGCATACACGCACTGGGACACCTCGGTGAGGAGACTGCTCTGCCGACACTCGAAGAGATCGTCGCGGACGAGGCGGTCGAGGACGGCATCCGCGACGCCGCAGAAATAGCCGTCGAGCGAATTCGTGCGGAGGAGATGCTGTCCACACACCAAAGCGAACGTTCGATTTCCGACAGCAGTCGGGATGAGGAGGCTGCCGACTTCCCAGTCGAATCCCTCCGAGACAATCAACGGACGGCTGAGGATATCAACTCACGACGGCCGAACGACGATGAGTTCTGA
- a CDS encoding tetratricopeptide repeat protein, with amino-acid sequence MAVDILGIVPGFVTSLIAGYLIWRYHLPIDVVLGYDINKNRLLTGTGLFIVLLLLIQLVIYGGLFLISAAIGERFLSSGNPDDAIFAMYLSMASITVFSYAKSGPDRLRKRFERVIKINPWNAEAHYSYADLLLHEYQEGEKVRVHYEKAIEINPENASGRFNYGLFLAQRMGETESARVQFENAIKHDSENAKYHYHYACLLSDNEIADLETALTHYERAIQLDPGHANAHLHYAVTLIQVEQAYESARDHLERAIDHDPENADAHYMYALTLGCEFDEFSIDRTYYDRNIRVESGRTGTHEDLARPLFRESEEYDIVRTHLEKALEIHWERTDAHYIYACLLVEKFGEYHTARTHFKEVIDRDSNHSGAHIHYVALLSSGFDESEARDHIRQFDLDDIVHPESESDEVPTFEEGIDDSPFEPIQNTRRTAEDIADRRPDDDL; translated from the coding sequence GTGGCAGTGGATATTTTGGGAATTGTCCCCGGTTTTGTTACTTCCCTGATAGCAGGATATTTGATATGGAGGTACCATCTTCCGATAGACGTAGTCCTGGGCTACGACATTAACAAAAATAGACTCCTGACAGGTACAGGTCTGTTCATAGTGTTGCTCCTACTCATTCAACTGGTGATCTACGGCGGTCTCTTTTTAATCTCCGCCGCCATTGGAGAACGGTTCCTCTCATCGGGCAATCCGGATGATGCCATTTTTGCTATGTACCTCTCTATGGCCTCTATTACAGTTTTTTCTTATGCGAAGTCTGGCCCCGACAGGCTTCGGAAACGTTTCGAACGAGTGATTAAAATCAACCCCTGGAATGCTGAGGCACATTATTCGTATGCGGATTTATTGCTCCACGAATATCAGGAAGGTGAGAAGGTACGAGTCCACTACGAGAAAGCCATTGAGATAAATCCAGAGAACGCCAGCGGCCGTTTTAATTATGGGCTCTTCTTAGCCCAGAGGATGGGTGAAACCGAGTCGGCACGGGTCCAGTTCGAGAACGCCATCAAACACGACTCGGAGAATGCCAAATATCACTACCACTACGCCTGCCTCCTATCGGACAACGAGATTGCAGACTTGGAAACTGCCCTGACTCACTACGAGAGGGCAATTCAACTCGATCCCGGACATGCTAACGCACATCTCCATTATGCAGTGACACTGATTCAGGTTGAACAGGCGTACGAATCCGCCCGAGATCATCTAGAGCGTGCCATCGATCACGATCCTGAGAATGCCGACGCTCACTATATGTACGCACTTACGTTGGGGTGCGAATTTGATGAATTCTCCATCGACCGAACATACTATGATAGGAACATTCGAGTAGAGTCGGGGCGCACTGGGACACACGAAGACCTCGCTCGCCCGCTATTTAGGGAAAGTGAGGAGTACGATATCGTTCGAACTCACTTAGAGAAAGCTCTCGAAATCCATTGGGAGCGAACCGATGCTCACTATATTTATGCCTGTCTATTGGTCGAAAAATTCGGGGAATACCACACAGCCCGAACTCACTTCAAGGAGGTTATTGACCGTGATTCGAATCACAGCGGGGCTCACATACACTACGTGGCATTACTGAGTTCCGGATTCGACGAAAGTGAAGCGCGGGATCATATCAGGCAGTTCGATCTCGATGACATCGTTCACCCCGAGTCTGAGTCTGACGAAGTTCCAACGTTTGAAGAGGGCATCGACGACTCTCCGTTCGAACCAATCCAGAATACGCGGCGAACCGCTGAAGATATTGCCGACCGCCGCCCAGATGATGATCTCTGA
- a CDS encoding coiled-coil domain-containing protein → MSEFGNLGRCRRTAELIINDGIKNWERSSKGPSRREEHTTLLECRENVRDAYRSGELPDKDLCDELTLVIDKARLVLGAADYADQGASGTIAAQYPDSVLEKMLELDGYRQYSVYDADSETLQRRIASQDGKLYDLIREEVAPQLNALNEALTGTHSELDEAQMAAVEELTKERLDRLQEAVGLYMRYNGLPNVTDEMEDAVLEAAEAANQRATITDELAAVVEDSLDELSQSLHQSIRDERRELTDELHRLTFDSGSGVDSQRIDTLLERVNTLLERQQEHQESLRDRIDTHREKLSSLEGTIDELETTISDGDVDDQYEQLLADQLEQLREQKAEIEAQVSELRAERAELEATREELQADQSALERGELPDREGETTETVYATEARIAEFDYSSRFETAVHESPEIALPGGNTFTADSTYWRDHHSRTDDRQTMRQLLSEHREDPDEVDAVLGQYPLGRRSRFVLGESGRLSLSTRRRLVLELWVHPHLETFARYGGDDRPATQADLLEVVNDVVRRAEGEDTPHLLAVASPTGWTDAVETAVARGNAVSFSRQVGLVLVDLHERSVVYDETERLLDANATLFSFQTRSEVTSNCVETIREQYVGVVDYVSVDTVVAETEFDEYTVTRAFARLEDEGVGMRRQRADDLYLDLRNCD, encoded by the coding sequence ATGAGCGAGTTCGGCAACTTGGGCCGGTGTCGACGAACGGCGGAGCTGATCATCAACGACGGTATCAAGAACTGGGAGCGGTCCTCGAAGGGGCCGTCCCGACGTGAGGAACATACGACCCTCCTCGAGTGTCGGGAGAACGTCCGAGATGCGTATCGGAGCGGGGAACTTCCAGACAAGGACCTCTGCGACGAACTCACTCTCGTGATAGACAAGGCGCGCCTCGTGCTCGGGGCGGCGGACTACGCGGATCAGGGTGCCAGTGGGACCATCGCCGCCCAGTATCCGGATAGCGTGTTGGAGAAAATGTTGGAACTGGACGGCTATCGGCAGTACAGTGTATACGACGCCGACAGCGAGACGCTCCAGCGGCGAATCGCCAGTCAGGATGGGAAACTGTACGATCTCATCCGCGAGGAGGTGGCTCCACAACTCAACGCTCTCAACGAAGCGCTGACTGGAACCCACTCCGAACTCGATGAGGCACAGATGGCGGCGGTCGAAGAGTTGACCAAAGAGCGATTGGATCGCCTCCAGGAGGCAGTCGGCCTGTACATGCGGTACAACGGCCTGCCAAACGTCACCGACGAGATGGAAGACGCCGTCCTCGAAGCTGCCGAGGCCGCTAATCAGCGGGCTACGATAACCGACGAACTGGCCGCTGTCGTCGAAGATTCGCTGGACGAACTCTCACAGTCGCTTCACCAGAGTATCCGCGACGAGCGCCGTGAACTGACGGACGAACTCCATCGACTCACGTTCGACTCCGGTAGTGGAGTCGATTCACAGCGAATCGACACACTCCTCGAACGCGTCAATACCCTACTCGAACGCCAGCAGGAGCATCAAGAGTCGCTACGCGACCGGATCGATACACATCGCGAGAAACTCTCGTCGCTGGAGGGCACCATCGACGAGTTGGAAACCACGATTTCGGACGGCGACGTCGACGACCAGTACGAACAGTTGCTCGCCGACCAACTGGAACAACTTCGTGAGCAAAAAGCCGAAATCGAGGCGCAGGTGTCTGAACTCCGGGCCGAACGCGCGGAACTCGAAGCCACACGCGAGGAACTCCAGGCCGACCAATCGGCGCTCGAACGCGGAGAGTTACCGGATCGCGAGGGCGAGACGACCGAGACGGTGTACGCGACCGAAGCGCGAATCGCCGAATTCGATTACTCCAGCCGGTTCGAAACGGCAGTCCACGAGAGTCCGGAGATCGCTCTCCCTGGAGGCAATACGTTCACTGCCGACTCCACCTATTGGCGTGACCACCACTCTCGGACGGACGATCGGCAGACGATGCGGCAACTCCTCTCGGAGCATCGTGAGGATCCCGACGAGGTGGATGCGGTTCTCGGTCAGTACCCCCTCGGCCGGCGATCGCGGTTCGTCCTCGGCGAGTCCGGACGACTCTCGCTCTCCACTCGTCGTCGACTCGTCCTCGAACTCTGGGTGCATCCCCATCTCGAAACGTTCGCCCGGTACGGCGGCGACGACCGCCCGGCAACCCAGGCGGATCTCCTCGAAGTGGTCAACGATGTCGTCCGGAGGGCGGAAGGCGAAGATACGCCCCATCTCTTGGCCGTTGCGTCACCGACCGGGTGGACGGATGCGGTCGAAACTGCCGTCGCCCGGGGGAACGCCGTCTCGTTCAGTCGACAGGTTGGCTTGGTTCTGGTCGATCTTCACGAGCGCTCGGTCGTTTACGACGAAACTGAACGCCTCCTCGACGCCAACGCGACCCTGTTCTCGTTCCAGACGCGCAGTGAGGTAACCAGCAACTGCGTCGAGACGATTCGCGAGCAGTACGTCGGTGTGGTTGACTACGTCTCCGTCGACACCGTCGTCGCCGAGACGGAGTTCGACGAGTACACCGTGACGCGTGCCTTCGCACGCCTAGAGGACGAAGGGGTCGGGATGAGGCGACAACGTGCCGACGATCTCTATCTCGACCTTCGGAATTGCGATTGA
- a CDS encoding AAA family ATPase, producing the protein MYDPNSRDPDDLHREYKSRLDAAETALDDGKPKRAADHYRAAADAREELGTIQGVDYSSRVQELRQIAERAERGDRVERVDNGGSSGGDDSSPNDGSSEDSGGAGDGPSEFRAVIESFIVDTDTEWEDIGGLEDTKQELRQALALGAIGNKPPAVRSSQTGLLFGPPGTGKTMLAKAVANETNATFFNVKLGSLLSKWYGQSSQKIISLFDVAKELAPSVIFLDEIDALTTSRGGGGDDASRRVLNTILSELSALKETDSFTYVLANTNTPWDLDFAIRRRFSQRTLVPLPDVDACTQITRVHTTKGGVSFEGEPSAHVPRNLRTDITGTMTIPEAIGQACHQRGYTGSDIDSLTERMTTKMVHRVNPDLEERADEDLSALVDESIDIAPIQPAESRAAFEAVSPSLSDGDIARFRDWNDQYGTG; encoded by the coding sequence ATGTACGATCCGAACTCACGTGACCCGGACGATCTCCACAGGGAGTACAAGTCACGGCTCGATGCAGCCGAAACGGCCCTCGATGACGGGAAACCGAAACGAGCGGCGGACCACTATCGAGCCGCCGCAGATGCCAGAGAAGAACTCGGGACTATCCAAGGCGTGGACTACTCGTCACGCGTCCAAGAACTCCGCCAGATCGCCGAGCGTGCTGAGAGAGGTGATCGAGTCGAACGGGTCGACAACGGTGGAAGTAGCGGAGGCGATGACAGCAGTCCGAATGACGGTAGTAGCGAGGACAGCGGCGGTGCTGGCGATGGTCCCTCCGAATTTCGTGCGGTGATCGAGAGCTTCATCGTCGATACCGACACCGAGTGGGAGGACATCGGCGGATTAGAAGACACGAAACAGGAACTCAGGCAGGCCTTGGCACTCGGCGCGATAGGTAATAAACCGCCAGCCGTGCGGAGTTCACAGACCGGACTGCTGTTCGGTCCGCCGGGGACGGGGAAGACGATGCTCGCAAAAGCGGTCGCCAACGAGACGAATGCGACCTTTTTCAACGTGAAGTTGGGGTCACTCCTCAGTAAGTGGTACGGGCAGTCGAGTCAGAAGATCATCTCGCTGTTCGATGTCGCGAAAGAACTCGCTCCGTCGGTGATCTTCCTCGACGAGATCGACGCCCTGACTACAAGTCGGGGGGGAGGGGGCGACGACGCCTCCCGCCGTGTGTTGAACACGATCCTCTCCGAATTGAGCGCGCTCAAGGAGACTGACTCGTTCACGTACGTGCTCGCGAACACGAACACCCCGTGGGATCTGGACTTCGCAATCAGACGGCGGTTCTCACAACGGACCCTCGTCCCGCTTCCGGACGTGGACGCCTGCACTCAGATTACGCGAGTGCATACGACTAAAGGCGGTGTCTCCTTCGAGGGCGAACCATCGGCTCATGTGCCGAGAAACCTACGCACCGACATCACCGGCACGATGACGATCCCGGAAGCCATCGGGCAGGCCTGCCATCAGCGCGGATACACTGGGAGCGACATCGACAGCCTGACCGAACGGATGACCACCAAGATGGTGCACCGAGTGAATCCGGACCTGGAAGAGCGAGCTGACGAAGACCTCTCCGCCCTCGTCGATGAATCGATCGACATAGCTCCGATCCAACCCGCAGAGTCACGCGCCGCGTTCGAAGCCGTCAGTCCGTCGCTGTCTGATGGGGATATCGCACGGTTCCGCGACTGGAACGACCAGTACGGCACCGGGTGA